One Halorientalis litorea DNA segment encodes these proteins:
- the cbiG gene encoding cobalt-precorrin 5A hydrolase, with protein sequence MSTDTDDETTNGTDASDGDGDGGHCATPDSDGEVAEEIAIISFERKMETAADIVDGIGDRYESIDVIEYHGDVFAEHWGEYDCFVGLMASGIAMRKTAPLLDDKWDDPAIVVVDEELTWAIPITGGHHGANQVADDLASMGAVPAVTTASEAAGKQGVEERAKALDTHVVNGDSTVATNLAVLDDELGAVERLDGPRAVLVGDDVTVLKRNGDDGVVLGTGSVSGAKKAQFLTAWKRALDGTEYGVDDVEFVATGTRKEEEEGLLAAAEELGLGVVSFEKETLERFEGPTPSRSKELIGWPGISEASAIAGGREHELLAEKERYDDAVTVAVGK encoded by the coding sequence ATGAGTACGGACACAGACGACGAGACCACGAACGGAACGGACGCATCGGACGGCGACGGAGACGGGGGCCACTGCGCCACGCCGGACAGCGACGGGGAGGTCGCGGAGGAAATCGCGATAATCTCCTTCGAGCGCAAGATGGAGACGGCCGCGGACATCGTCGACGGCATCGGCGACCGCTACGAATCCATCGATGTCATCGAGTACCACGGCGACGTGTTCGCCGAACACTGGGGCGAATACGACTGTTTCGTCGGCCTGATGGCCTCGGGGATTGCGATGCGCAAGACTGCGCCGCTCCTCGACGACAAGTGGGACGACCCCGCCATCGTCGTCGTCGACGAGGAACTGACGTGGGCGATTCCCATCACGGGCGGCCACCACGGTGCGAACCAAGTGGCCGACGACCTCGCCTCGATGGGAGCCGTTCCCGCGGTGACGACCGCCTCCGAGGCGGCGGGCAAGCAGGGCGTCGAGGAACGCGCGAAGGCACTCGACACCCACGTCGTCAACGGCGACTCGACGGTGGCGACGAACCTCGCGGTGCTGGACGACGAACTGGGCGCGGTCGAACGCCTCGACGGCCCGCGGGCCGTCCTCGTCGGCGACGACGTGACGGTGCTGAAGCGTAACGGCGACGACGGCGTCGTCCTCGGCACGGGCAGCGTCTCGGGCGCGAAGAAAGCACAGTTCCTCACGGCGTGGAAGCGTGCCCTCGACGGCACAGAGTACGGCGTCGACGACGTGGAGTTCGTCGCCACCGGGACTCGGAAGGAAGAAGAAGAGGGACTGTTGGCCGCGGCCGAGGAGTTGGGTCTCGGCGTCGTCTCCTTCGAGAAGGAGACGCTGGAGCGGTTCGAGGGGCCGACGCCCTCCCGGTCGAAGGAACTCATCGGCTGGCCGGGTATCTCGGAGGCCAGTGCCATCGCCGGCGGGCGCGAGCACGAACTGCTCGCCGAGAAGGAACGGTACGACGACGCCGTGACCGTGGCGGTGGGGAAGTGA
- a CDS encoding precorrin-3B C(17)-methyltransferase, whose product MAAEDTAETATNEDDYGTLSVVGIGPGLPGGMTQRAKEVIRTADCVVASNLYQEFLRRDGTLPPESAAVEAAADGGTVAGEEGTVLERPDGSTQTLVRSTMGRQVELAREAFERVRAGEDVAHVSGGDPNVYGKSDLVFTMAEEEGATDVPIEIVPGVTAALGGAANLGAPLSNDFCTVSLSDKWRGWEEIEEKLRAAAISGFVVVLYNCWRDYERAIEVIREERADDVPVAIVNDAGRGDAGRNLDGETETVTTLGEVTDHDEKVGGMGSSILVGTHETEVWENDYREYLVTPRGGRDVEDF is encoded by the coding sequence ATGGCGGCCGAAGACACCGCCGAAACCGCGACGAACGAGGACGACTACGGGACACTTTCCGTCGTGGGTATCGGACCGGGACTGCCCGGCGGGATGACCCAGCGAGCGAAGGAGGTCATCAGGACTGCCGACTGCGTGGTCGCCTCGAACCTGTATCAGGAGTTCCTGCGACGGGACGGGACGCTCCCGCCCGAGAGCGCGGCAGTCGAGGCGGCCGCCGACGGCGGGACCGTGGCGGGCGAAGAGGGGACCGTCCTCGAACGGCCGGACGGCTCCACACAGACGCTCGTTCGGTCGACGATGGGTCGGCAGGTCGAACTCGCTCGGGAGGCGTTCGAACGCGTCCGGGCGGGCGAGGACGTGGCTCACGTCTCCGGCGGCGACCCGAACGTCTACGGGAAGAGCGACCTCGTGTTCACGATGGCCGAGGAGGAGGGCGCGACGGACGTGCCAATCGAAATCGTCCCCGGCGTCACGGCGGCACTTGGCGGCGCGGCGAACCTCGGCGCGCCGCTCTCGAACGACTTCTGTACCGTCTCGCTGTCGGACAAGTGGCGCGGGTGGGAGGAAATAGAGGAGAAACTCCGGGCGGCGGCCATCTCGGGGTTCGTCGTCGTCCTCTACAACTGCTGGCGCGACTACGAGCGCGCAATCGAGGTCATCCGCGAGGAACGGGCCGACGACGTGCCCGTCGCCATCGTGAACGACGCCGGGCGGGGTGACGCCGGGCGCAACCTCGACGGCGAGACGGAGACGGTCACCACCCTCGGCGAGGTTACCGACCACGACGAGAAGGTCGGCGGGATGGGGTCGTCCATCCTCGTCGGCACCCACGAGACGGAGGTCTGGGAGAACGACTACCGCGAGTACCTCGTCACCCCGCGCGGCGGGCGTGACGTGGAGGATTTCTAA
- the cobJ gene encoding precorrin-3B C(17)-methyltransferase, translated as MSTDDTTTDASTDTETDTSSTCGGSTATTDASTDSKCGASSDTSSSGCGASSDADEEEEVGATVEDFDADPGQLIAVGLGPGQPEGMTDRAKAALADAEHIVGYTTYVELLPDEITDDAEDVYDTPMCGEVSRTEEAIDRALAGNDVAIIGSGDPNVYALAGLALEIIESKGATASMLEFDVVPGVPAAQSCAARVGAPLVNDTVSISLSDHLTDMPTIESRLHATAKEGFTIAIYNPWSRKRRDNFEKCCEILLEHRDPETPVGVVHAAGREDEEVEIVDLADLPELGETDLIDMTTTLLVGNEETYVWDDRMVTPRGYETKYDY; from the coding sequence ATGAGTACTGACGATACCACCACGGACGCGAGCACAGACACGGAGACAGACACCTCGTCCACGTGCGGCGGGTCGACCGCCACGACGGACGCGTCGACGGACTCGAAGTGCGGGGCGTCCTCGGACACGAGTTCCTCGGGGTGCGGTGCGAGTTCGGACGCCGACGAGGAGGAGGAGGTCGGCGCGACAGTCGAGGACTTCGACGCCGACCCGGGCCAGTTGATAGCCGTCGGCCTCGGCCCCGGCCAACCCGAGGGCATGACCGACCGCGCGAAGGCCGCGCTCGCCGACGCCGAACACATCGTCGGTTACACCACCTACGTCGAACTCCTGCCAGACGAGATTACCGACGACGCCGAGGACGTCTACGACACGCCGATGTGTGGTGAAGTGTCCCGGACCGAGGAGGCCATCGACCGGGCACTGGCGGGCAACGACGTGGCCATCATCGGGAGCGGCGACCCCAACGTGTACGCGCTGGCGGGACTGGCACTCGAAATCATCGAGTCGAAGGGCGCGACGGCGTCGATGCTCGAGTTCGACGTGGTGCCCGGCGTCCCGGCGGCCCAGTCGTGTGCCGCCCGTGTGGGCGCGCCGCTGGTCAACGACACGGTGTCCATCTCGCTGTCGGACCACCTCACGGACATGCCTACCATCGAGTCGCGCCTGCACGCGACGGCCAAGGAGGGGTTCACCATCGCCATCTACAACCCGTGGAGTCGCAAGCGCCGCGACAACTTCGAGAAGTGCTGTGAGATACTGCTCGAACACCGCGACCCCGAGACGCCGGTCGGCGTCGTCCACGCCGCGGGCCGCGAGGACGAGGAAGTCGAAATCGTCGACCTCGCGGACCTCCCCGAACTGGGCGAGACGGACCTGATAGACATGACGACCACCCTGCTCGTCGGCAACGAGGAGACGTACGTCTGGGACGACCGGATGGTGACGCCTCGGGGCTACGAGACGAAGTACGACTACTGA
- a CDS encoding ferredoxin: MTYTITLDREACDGVFACLVRDDRFEEAEDGLATLDGAERDGTTERVTVDDDRLADAAQAAAACPVDAISVEER, encoded by the coding sequence ATGACCTACACCATCACCCTCGACCGCGAGGCCTGCGACGGCGTGTTCGCCTGCCTCGTGCGGGACGACCGGTTCGAGGAGGCCGAGGACGGTCTCGCGACGCTCGACGGCGCGGAGCGAGACGGGACGACCGAACGCGTGACCGTCGACGACGACCGACTGGCGGACGCAGCGCAGGCCGCCGCGGCCTGTCCGGTCGACGCCATCAGCGTGGAGGAACGATGA
- a CDS encoding cobalamin biosynthesis protein, with amino-acid sequence MSVETGIPSDLLAAHPETAYFWGRVVGDGDLTADCVRVRTNDETAARRLAAIAGAEQVDRRIHEREYAHDTALTRTEEEFTVQVFGDLAERASAAFGLPRDGDPGGYRLGALDHDRQLLRGLLEGCGTVCFKQSAGTVGLSFVADDRRLLETIDGLLATAPVDAPTDDVSETSSGGYWFGVDDQRVPEVGTWLYDGSEDTGLFAPSRRRKLRQSVEQARELDAAAGDER; translated from the coding sequence ATGAGCGTCGAGACCGGCATCCCGTCGGACCTGCTCGCGGCCCACCCCGAGACGGCGTACTTCTGGGGCCGGGTGGTCGGTGACGGCGACCTGACTGCCGACTGCGTGCGGGTGCGGACCAACGACGAGACGGCCGCCCGACGGCTGGCGGCCATCGCCGGGGCAGAGCAGGTCGACCGACGCATCCACGAACGCGAGTACGCACACGACACCGCACTCACCCGGACGGAGGAGGAGTTCACGGTGCAAGTGTTCGGTGACCTCGCAGAACGGGCGTCGGCCGCCTTCGGCCTCCCGCGCGACGGCGACCCCGGCGGCTACCGACTGGGCGCGCTGGACCACGACCGACAACTGCTCCGCGGGCTACTGGAAGGTTGTGGTACGGTTTGTTTCAAGCAGTCGGCAGGGACGGTCGGCCTCTCGTTCGTCGCCGACGACCGGCGGTTGCTGGAGACCATCGACGGACTCCTCGCCACCGCACCCGTGGACGCCCCGACGGACGACGTGAGTGAAACGTCCTCGGGCGGCTACTGGTTCGGCGTCGACGACCAGCGCGTCCCCGAGGTCGGGACGTGGCTCTACGACGGGAGCGAGGACACCGGTCTGTTCGCGCCGTCGCGTCGACGGAAACTCAGACAGAGCGTCGAGCAGGCACGGGAACTGGACGCCGCGGCGGGGGACGAGCGATGA
- a CDS encoding CbiX/SirB N-terminal domain-containing protein → MSRSTSGGEAGGAFDDEAVLLVGHGSRREKSNEQVRTLAAALEDRLGVPVDAGFLELAEPAIPEAIAGLAGTVSEVTVVPLSLFAASHVKNDVPLAVQRARSEHDGLTVNNGAHLGIHPALVDLLDDRAATVERELGVDRSTDDVLVVLCARGSSDPDANGDVFKLARLLDEGRDFAGVDAAFIGVTEPELSDALHAAAKRRPDAVVVLPYMLGDGVLTGRIRDGADEFDAEYPYVDAAAGDPLGTDSRLLDVLGDRWQAARTGSVEMSCDTCKYKVELDGYEEDVGGARAMLRALTHQETHADREDVADDPHVHDAPEKHVAVCTNQTCAADGAPAVLENLRQSVRDSEACDARVTRSSCLGRCGEGPMVAVYPDGVWYGGVESEDADRIVSSHLDRDRIVSDIVDQTL, encoded by the coding sequence ATGAGTCGGTCGACCAGCGGCGGCGAGGCGGGCGGGGCGTTCGACGACGAGGCGGTCCTGCTGGTCGGGCACGGGTCACGCCGCGAGAAGTCCAACGAGCAGGTCCGCACGCTCGCGGCCGCGCTCGAAGACCGACTCGGTGTCCCCGTCGACGCCGGGTTCCTCGAACTCGCGGAACCGGCGATTCCCGAGGCCATTGCGGGGCTGGCCGGAACCGTCTCGGAGGTGACCGTCGTCCCGCTCTCGCTGTTCGCGGCCAGCCACGTCAAAAACGACGTGCCGCTCGCCGTCCAGCGCGCCCGGAGCGAACACGACGGACTGACCGTGAACAACGGCGCGCACCTCGGCATCCACCCCGCACTGGTGGACTTACTCGACGACCGAGCGGCCACCGTCGAGCGGGAGTTGGGCGTCGACCGCAGTACGGACGACGTACTCGTCGTCCTCTGTGCCCGTGGGTCGAGCGACCCGGACGCGAACGGCGACGTGTTCAAACTCGCGCGCCTGCTCGACGAGGGACGGGACTTCGCGGGAGTCGACGCCGCCTTCATCGGCGTCACGGAGCCGGAGCTGTCCGACGCGCTCCACGCGGCGGCCAAGCGACGGCCCGACGCCGTGGTCGTCCTGCCCTACATGCTCGGCGACGGCGTGTTGACCGGGCGCATCCGGGACGGGGCCGACGAGTTCGACGCCGAGTACCCGTACGTCGACGCGGCGGCGGGCGACCCGCTCGGCACCGACTCCCGGCTACTGGACGTGCTCGGCGACCGCTGGCAGGCGGCCCGGACCGGGAGCGTCGAGATGTCCTGTGACACCTGCAAGTACAAGGTGGAACTCGACGGCTACGAGGAGGACGTGGGCGGCGCGCGGGCGATGTTGCGCGCGCTGACCCATCAGGAGACCCACGCCGACAGGGAGGACGTGGCCGACGACCCGCACGTCCACGACGCCCCCGAGAAACACGTCGCTGTCTGTACGAACCAGACCTGCGCGGCCGACGGCGCGCCCGCCGTCCTCGAGAACCTCCGCCAGTCCGTCCGGGACTCGGAGGCGTGTGACGCTCGGGTCACGCGCTCGTCCTGTCTCGGCCGCTGTGGCGAGGGGCCGATGGTCGCCGTCTACCCCGACGGCGTGTGGTACGGCGGCGTCGAGAGCGAGGACGCCGACCGCATCGTCTCGTCCCACCTCGACCGGGACCGCATCGTCAGCGACATCGTAGACCAAACGCTATAG
- a CDS encoding DUF3209 family protein, whose translation MSCDELEALRLGVMTALGIGDESTRKHAEQELEGSLEGPIAALAAAETLPEIERHLDAALVELEEEIAAMDPEDPEYDYARGRLVAVRDAERAVHRLTEQAESVLDGFGEAHHHLHEAFPVDA comes from the coding sequence ATGAGCTGTGACGAACTCGAAGCCCTGCGATTGGGCGTGATGACGGCACTCGGTATCGGCGACGAGAGTACGCGCAAGCACGCGGAACAAGAGCTCGAAGGGAGTCTCGAAGGGCCAATCGCGGCCCTCGCGGCGGCCGAGACACTGCCCGAAATCGAACGCCATCTCGACGCGGCCCTCGTCGAACTGGAGGAGGAAATCGCCGCGATGGACCCGGAGGACCCGGAGTACGACTACGCGCGCGGCCGACTCGTGGCTGTCCGGGACGCCGAGCGGGCGGTTCACCGACTGACCGAACAGGCAGAGAGCGTCCTCGACGGGTTCGGCGAGGCACACCACCACCTCCACGAGGCGTTCCCGGTCGATGCGTAG
- a CDS encoding outer membrane protein assembly factor BamB family protein, translating into MRSPRTARLGDVDPAGSRHLGRRSAVLVGDERVVAGTADGTVVAFDHGLTEQWRADGEGCVVSLAATAECLVAGERGVSGAVRAYDAATGAERWRYEAAEDVGTADRETRFLLPFVADIETDGDRIYAAVRRYERSGEQQESAASAGGGRRFESVVAAFDTDGTIRWRYRADASPISLAADADRVAVAYNRCPGDHQHGLVVLDAESGTPTTTWDPGTDGGRRVGDVALHGDGVVVASHGDFCGYRLDETGVEQWRLPLATPELVAGERVYAYPNHVHADACGAVFVTGNTYPEEGRETDARHPQENTAVGVTPGGEVRWRTGVGGFASGVGTDGDSVAVPGAQHFRSRTPESHGLTVLGIEGGQRRTVGSDGVVTAASLADGVVASIEEPVTYHDEERVRGTYRLRIVTEN; encoded by the coding sequence ATGCGTAGCCCGCGGACCGCACGTCTCGGGGATGTCGACCCGGCCGGGTCACGCCACCTCGGTCGCCGGTCGGCCGTCCTCGTCGGGGACGAGCGCGTCGTCGCGGGAACGGCGGACGGTACGGTCGTCGCGTTCGACCACGGCCTGACCGAACAGTGGCGGGCCGACGGTGAGGGCTGTGTCGTCTCGCTGGCCGCGACCGCGGAGTGTCTCGTCGCTGGAGAGCGTGGCGTCTCGGGTGCGGTGCGGGCCTACGACGCGGCGACCGGCGCGGAGCGGTGGCGGTACGAGGCGGCCGAGGACGTGGGTACGGCCGACCGAGAGACGCGGTTTCTCCTCCCGTTCGTCGCCGACATCGAGACGGACGGCGACCGCATCTACGCCGCCGTGCGCCGGTACGAACGCTCCGGCGAACAGCAGGAGTCTGCGGCGTCGGCTGGCGGCGGCCGACGGTTCGAGAGTGTCGTCGCCGCGTTCGACACGGACGGGACGATTCGGTGGCGGTACCGGGCGGACGCCTCGCCCATCAGCCTCGCCGCCGACGCGGACAGGGTCGCCGTCGCGTACAACCGCTGTCCCGGCGACCACCAGCACGGGCTGGTCGTCCTCGATGCGGAGTCGGGCACCCCGACGACGACGTGGGACCCCGGCACCGACGGCGGGCGGCGCGTCGGCGACGTTGCACTCCACGGGGACGGCGTCGTGGTCGCCAGCCACGGCGACTTCTGCGGGTATCGGCTGGACGAAACCGGCGTGGAGCAGTGGCGGCTCCCGCTGGCGACGCCCGAACTCGTGGCCGGCGAGCGCGTCTACGCGTACCCGAACCACGTTCACGCGGATGCGTGCGGAGCCGTGTTCGTCACCGGCAACACCTACCCCGAGGAGGGACGGGAGACGGACGCGAGACATCCGCAGGAAAACACGGCGGTCGGTGTCACGCCGGGCGGAGAGGTGCGGTGGCGGACCGGCGTGGGCGGGTTCGCCTCCGGCGTCGGTACGGACGGTGACAGCGTCGCAGTACCCGGCGCGCAGCACTTCCGGTCCCGGACGCCCGAGTCACACGGGCTGACAGTCCTCGGTATCGAGGGCGGACAACGGCGGACAGTCGGAAGCGACGGCGTCGTGACGGCGGCGAGCCTCGCGGACGGTGTGGTTGCGTCCATCGAGGAACCGGTCACCTACCACGACGAGGAACGCGTTCGCGGTACGTACCGCCTCCGAATCGTCACCGAGAACTGA
- a CDS encoding CbtA family protein, with amino-acid sequence MLQSYLVRGLKAGLVGGLAFGVFVALVANPLVGFTEALAGGHDHGETAGHDEASHHAESTTGVLDAVSTDAVSVVAGVFWGLLLGVVAFGVVFYFLEPAIPGAEDTASYLVGGAGFLTVSGAPWLVLPPQPPGVESAIPVDTRLLWYAGAMLAGAVACVLAGYAYNRVRSRGRGQALLAAAVPLGTLLALPLVAPGTTGTAAIPSAAAFGFRALVVVGQLGLWLVLAAAHAWLLGRTTTQPSAVAASHDAPSAD; translated from the coding sequence ATGCTCCAGTCGTATCTCGTCCGCGGGCTGAAGGCCGGCCTCGTCGGCGGCCTCGCCTTCGGCGTGTTCGTCGCCCTCGTCGCCAACCCGCTCGTGGGCTTCACCGAGGCACTGGCAGGCGGCCACGACCACGGTGAGACTGCGGGTCACGACGAGGCGAGTCACCACGCCGAGAGTACGACCGGCGTCCTCGATGCCGTCTCGACGGATGCCGTGAGCGTCGTCGCGGGCGTGTTCTGGGGACTGCTCTTGGGCGTCGTCGCGTTCGGCGTCGTGTTCTACTTCCTCGAACCCGCGATACCGGGGGCCGAGGACACGGCGTCGTATCTGGTCGGCGGTGCCGGGTTCCTCACCGTCTCGGGTGCCCCGTGGCTCGTGCTTCCGCCACAGCCACCGGGCGTCGAGAGCGCGATTCCGGTCGACACGCGACTCCTCTGGTACGCCGGCGCGATGCTGGCCGGTGCCGTGGCCTGCGTGCTCGCCGGCTACGCGTACAACCGAGTCCGGTCGCGGGGCCGAGGTCAGGCACTCCTCGCCGCCGCCGTTCCGCTCGGAACCCTTCTCGCGCTCCCGCTCGTCGCGCCCGGAACGACCGGCACCGCGGCGATTCCGTCGGCCGCTGCCTTCGGCTTCCGCGCGCTCGTCGTCGTCGGGCAACTCGGCCTGTGGCTGGTCCTCGCCGCGGCGCACGCGTGGCTGCTCGGTCGGACGACGACACAGCCGTCGGCCGTCGCGGCGTCTCACGACGCGCCGTCGGCCGACTGA
- a CDS encoding CbtB domain-containing protein: MATANTVHGRIEDARPQLTAPRVALGLALVAILGFTLMFVQDPLVHDSLHNARHAAGITCH; encoded by the coding sequence ATGGCGACAGCGAACACCGTTCACGGACGTATCGAAGACGCACGGCCACAGTTGACCGCACCCCGCGTGGCACTCGGACTGGCACTCGTCGCGATACTCGGGTTCACGCTCATGTTCGTGCAGGACCCACTCGTGCACGACTCCCTCCACAACGCCCGGCACGCGGCGGGCATCACCTGTCACTGA
- a CDS encoding ATP-binding protein, whose protein sequence is MVDFAAGKKPSQAGPERPDFGAIVGQRELKRALLVVAVNDAIDGVLVRGEKGTAKSTAVRALVDLLPTQQAVADCPYGCHPTEPSMQCASCLDRTDPPVEERAVPLVTLPLGATRDRVVGTLSVGDALDGTKEFEPGLLARAHRGILYVDEVNLLDDHLVDVLLDAAASGVNRVERDGVSVSHPADFTLVGTMNPEEGDLRPQLRDRFAVQVEVTGCPDIDDRVAIIEQAVDGEADRDAEPTDYGRKLRTARDRLDDVTLPESFAADIAELCRDAGVDGHRGDIATARTARTLAALDGRTNVLEPDVRRAAELALPHRLQSRPFEDAPDPEDVVEDHFEDESAEGGDGDTESQQSPADGATGDEDGGDSADTGDDDAGADGEAEEGDAPRDGDDGASPEENADGDAETDTEGTDADPSQDPGADSGAAEASSGGDDRDADGPDADADDADRDEATPIVPGGARAGVGESAAPDLPQSDALDTTADSGSRSGGATDTARGSRVRTKPADTGDSVDAAASVRAAARRGSDAVDSRDLRASVRASDTGALVLFVVDASASMHPAMRAAKGTVLELLKDAYQHRDEVGFVAVAGDSADVVLPPTDSVSLAARHLKDLPTGDRTPLPDGLRTAAEVLDRADPASAVVVLVTDGRANVADGSPTAETRRAARELADRDASLLLVDAGDDGVGVTDHVLDATDGRRVPLSALSADRVDAAVDES, encoded by the coding sequence ATGGTTGATTTCGCCGCGGGCAAAAAACCTTCGCAGGCCGGCCCGGAGCGGCCCGATTTCGGTGCTATCGTCGGTCAGCGGGAACTCAAGCGGGCTTTACTCGTCGTCGCCGTGAACGACGCCATCGACGGCGTGCTGGTCCGCGGGGAGAAGGGAACCGCCAAATCCACCGCGGTCAGGGCACTGGTCGACCTGCTGCCGACACAGCAGGCCGTCGCGGACTGTCCGTACGGCTGTCACCCGACGGAGCCGTCGATGCAGTGTGCGTCGTGCCTCGACCGGACGGACCCGCCCGTCGAGGAGCGTGCCGTCCCCCTCGTTACGCTTCCGCTGGGTGCGACGCGTGACCGCGTGGTCGGCACGCTCTCGGTCGGTGACGCCCTCGACGGCACTAAAGAGTTCGAGCCCGGACTGTTGGCGCGGGCGCATCGGGGCATCCTCTACGTGGACGAGGTGAACCTGCTCGACGACCACCTCGTCGACGTGCTGCTCGACGCCGCGGCGAGCGGTGTCAATCGCGTCGAGCGCGACGGAGTGAGCGTCTCCCACCCCGCGGACTTTACCCTCGTGGGCACGATGAACCCCGAGGAGGGGGACCTGCGACCACAGTTGCGTGACCGCTTCGCGGTGCAAGTCGAAGTGACCGGCTGTCCCGACATCGACGACCGGGTAGCCATCATCGAACAGGCCGTCGACGGCGAGGCCGACCGGGACGCCGAACCGACCGACTACGGCCGCAAGCTTCGCACTGCCCGTGACCGTCTCGACGACGTGACGCTCCCCGAGTCGTTCGCCGCCGACATCGCGGAACTCTGTCGGGACGCCGGTGTCGACGGCCACCGTGGGGACATCGCTACCGCCCGGACTGCTCGGACGCTGGCGGCGCTCGACGGCCGCACGAACGTCCTCGAACCGGACGTGCGCCGTGCGGCCGAACTCGCCTTGCCCCACCGCTTACAGTCTCGCCCCTTCGAGGACGCGCCGGACCCCGAGGACGTAGTCGAGGACCACTTCGAGGACGAGAGTGCCGAGGGCGGCGACGGCGACACTGAATCCCAGCAGTCGCCTGCCGACGGAGCCACCGGCGACGAGGACGGTGGCGACAGTGCCGACACGGGCGACGACGATGCCGGAGCGGACGGTGAGGCCGAGGAGGGCGACGCCCCTCGGGACGGTGACGACGGCGCGTCGCCCGAGGAGAACGCGGACGGTGACGCGGAGACGGATACCGAGGGCACGGACGCCGACCCGTCGCAGGACCCGGGGGCCGATTCCGGCGCGGCCGAGGCATCGAGCGGCGGGGACGACCGGGACGCTGACGGCCCGGACGCGGACGCCGACGACGCGGACCGCGACGAGGCCACGCCAATCGTTCCGGGCGGCGCGCGGGCGGGCGTCGGCGAGAGTGCTGCCCCGGACCTGCCGCAGTCGGACGCGCTCGACACGACTGCCGACTCGGGGTCCCGGTCCGGCGGTGCCACGGACACCGCCCGCGGGTCGCGTGTCAGAACCAAGCCCGCGGACACGGGCGACAGCGTGGACGCGGCGGCGTCGGTCCGGGCGGCGGCCCGGCGCGGGAGTGACGCCGTGGATAGCCGGGACCTGCGTGCCTCCGTCCGCGCCTCGGACACCGGCGCGCTCGTCCTGTTCGTCGTCGACGCTAGCGCGTCGATGCACCCCGCGATGCGCGCGGCGAAAGGGACAGTGCTGGAACTGCTGAAGGACGCGTATCAGCATCGCGACGAGGTGGGGTTCGTCGCCGTCGCCGGGGACTCGGCCGACGTGGTCCTCCCACCGACCGACAGCGTCTCGCTCGCGGCACGCCACCTGAAGGACCTCCCGACCGGCGACCGGACGCCGCTCCCCGACGGACTCAGAACCGCGGCCGAGGTCCTCGACCGCGCCGACCCGGCGTCGGCCGTCGTCGTCCTCGTGACCGACGGCAGAGCGAACGTTGCGGACGGGAGTCCCACCGCCGAGACTCGCCGGGCGGCCCGCGAACTCGCCGACCGAGACGCGTCTCTTCTCCTCGTCGACGCCGGCGACGACGGCGTCGGCGTCACCGACCACGTCCTCGACGCGACGGACGGCCGCCGCGTCCCCCTCTCGGCACTGTCGGCGGACCGCGTCGACGCCGCCGTGGACGAAAGCTGA